A single region of the Solwaraspora sp. WMMD791 genome encodes:
- a CDS encoding DUF916 domain-containing protein, giving the protein MRTPAALLAGLLVAAVAVTGPVTATVPAGSPHRTPVAAQSLTWGVAPSSPDGPNGRPAFEYKLDPGATLTDYVAITNHSDQPITLDVYASDAFTTDQGGFDLLPATGEPVDVGSWVTFESRTFTVPSTSRLDVPFTIAVPDDATPGDHPGGIVASLAATGTDAEGNQVAVDHRVGSRIYLRVTGELQPGLDVVDLSTTYDGTWDPFGGGSVTTTFTVRNTGNVRLGGRPQLAVTGPFGLFGREATGDPLPEILPGDSFRTTVRVDGVPPTFRLGARLTLAPVAATDEVLDPAPPTVTREAGLWAVPWPHLMILLVIGLAGWLAVARRRRVRRRRTDQLEQAVAAAREQGRAEAVRARAVSEPTDEKTTQGT; this is encoded by the coding sequence ATGCGTACGCCAGCAGCCCTGCTCGCCGGACTCCTCGTCGCCGCCGTCGCGGTGACCGGCCCGGTCACCGCAACGGTCCCGGCCGGATCGCCGCACCGCACGCCCGTCGCGGCCCAGTCGCTGACCTGGGGCGTCGCCCCGTCCAGCCCGGACGGGCCGAACGGCCGGCCGGCGTTCGAGTACAAGCTGGACCCCGGTGCCACGCTCACCGACTACGTGGCGATCACGAACCACTCCGACCAGCCGATCACCCTCGACGTGTACGCCAGCGACGCGTTCACCACCGACCAGGGCGGCTTCGATCTGTTGCCCGCGACCGGGGAACCGGTCGACGTCGGTTCCTGGGTCACGTTCGAGTCCCGCACCTTCACCGTGCCGTCGACGTCGCGCCTGGACGTGCCGTTCACCATCGCCGTACCGGACGACGCCACCCCTGGCGACCACCCCGGCGGCATCGTCGCCTCGCTCGCCGCCACCGGCACCGACGCCGAGGGCAACCAGGTGGCGGTCGACCACCGGGTCGGCTCCCGGATCTACCTGCGGGTCACCGGCGAACTCCAGCCTGGTCTGGACGTCGTGGACCTGTCGACGACGTACGACGGCACCTGGGACCCGTTCGGCGGTGGCTCCGTCACGACGACCTTCACCGTCCGCAACACCGGCAACGTCCGACTCGGCGGGCGGCCGCAGCTGGCCGTCACCGGACCGTTCGGGCTGTTCGGGCGCGAGGCCACCGGCGATCCGCTGCCGGAGATTCTGCCCGGTGACAGCTTCCGGACCACGGTACGGGTCGACGGCGTACCGCCGACGTTCCGGCTCGGTGCGCGACTGACCCTCGCACCGGTCGCGGCCACCGACGAGGTGCTCGACCCGGCCCCGCCGACGGTGACCCGGGAGGCCGGCCTCTGGGCCGTCCCGTGGCCGCACCTGATGATCCTGCTGGTCATCGGGCTGGCCGGCTGGCTGGCCGTCGCGCGCCGCCGACGTGTCCGGCGTCGACGGACCGACCAGCTCGAACAGGCCGTCGCCGCCGCCCGCGAACAGGGCCGTGCCGAGGCCGTTCGCGCCCGCGCGGTCTCCGAACCCACTGACGAGAAGACGACCCAGGGGACCTGA
- a CDS encoding choice-of-anchor M domain-containing protein, which yields MGTTGARKLAALIGAAVITGGVLLAPTAAAAAEKVVLAKGHTDAVDIHYHDGELSLEVHDDTISPSVSHDPADVIFQVLPEAAMAVPDDPRFAFLGPAGSQIWLLPLTQDPDLLWPGWNTTTLGAGTFAGDQVQLSLVDVAGPGNVSVFTQDSFGSPLMKFRSDDGLPDTIDVPIRTHAHANWAFSAEGDYTLTFQVDATLTDGTTVSTGPVDYTFVVGELGGTGPDTVLSIAGMADEYQPGDTVTLQAVQTPQTALDHYHWFSRCPGSDDFAIIPGEAGGSYSFTATRELNACEYQVKLYDDNHSVVATSAEVWLWVAFTPTDPGTSQTITASIDPTQGALVISVDPDDRSVVLPPAQLTSGGDSWESTGTLRPVTVTDTRAGTPGWSASGQLPENFTGPDGATFSSGYLGWTPQVVDQSAGQGVVAGPAVAPYVVGVGGGLGSSAVLGSAPAGAGRGTATLGAGLQLRLPTETAPGTYTATLTLTAI from the coding sequence ATGGGAACAACAGGTGCCCGCAAGCTCGCGGCCCTGATCGGCGCGGCGGTGATCACCGGCGGCGTACTGCTGGCGCCGACCGCCGCGGCCGCCGCTGAGAAGGTGGTGCTCGCCAAGGGCCACACCGACGCCGTCGACATCCACTACCACGATGGCGAGCTGTCCCTGGAGGTCCACGACGACACGATCAGCCCGTCGGTCAGCCACGACCCGGCCGACGTGATCTTCCAGGTGCTGCCCGAGGCCGCGATGGCGGTGCCGGACGACCCCCGGTTCGCCTTTCTCGGCCCGGCCGGCTCCCAGATCTGGCTGCTGCCGCTCACCCAGGACCCGGACCTGCTCTGGCCCGGCTGGAACACCACCACCCTCGGCGCCGGCACCTTCGCCGGCGACCAGGTCCAGTTGAGCCTCGTCGACGTCGCCGGCCCCGGCAACGTCTCGGTGTTCACCCAGGACAGCTTCGGTAGCCCGTTGATGAAGTTCCGCAGCGACGACGGCCTTCCGGACACGATCGACGTGCCGATCCGCACCCACGCCCACGCCAACTGGGCATTCAGCGCCGAGGGTGACTACACGTTGACCTTCCAGGTCGACGCGACCTTGACCGACGGCACGACCGTCAGCACCGGCCCGGTGGACTACACGTTCGTCGTCGGCGAGCTCGGCGGCACCGGCCCGGACACCGTGCTCAGCATCGCCGGCATGGCCGACGAGTACCAGCCCGGTGACACCGTCACCCTGCAGGCGGTCCAGACCCCACAGACCGCGCTGGACCACTACCACTGGTTCAGCCGCTGCCCCGGCTCCGACGACTTCGCCATCATCCCCGGCGAGGCCGGCGGGTCCTACAGTTTCACCGCCACCCGTGAGCTCAACGCGTGCGAGTACCAGGTGAAGCTCTACGACGACAACCACAGCGTCGTCGCGACCAGCGCGGAGGTCTGGCTCTGGGTGGCCTTCACCCCGACAGACCCGGGCACCTCGCAGACCATCACCGCGTCGATCGACCCCACCCAGGGCGCGCTGGTGATCAGCGTCGACCCGGACGACCGCAGCGTCGTCCTGCCGCCGGCGCAGTTGACCAGCGGCGGTGACAGTTGGGAGAGCACCGGGACGCTGCGCCCGGTCACCGTCACCGACACCCGGGCCGGCACCCCGGGCTGGAGCGCCTCCGGCCAGTTGCCGGAGAACTTCACCGGCCCCGACGGTGCCACCTTCAGCTCCGGCTACCTGGGCTGGACCCCGCAGGTGGTCGACCAGTCCGCCGGTCAGGGCGTGGTGGCCGGACCGGCCGTCGCGCCGTACGTCGTCGGCGTCGGCGGCGGGCTCGGCAGCAGCGCCGTGCTCGGCTCGGCCCCCGCCGGCGCCGGCCGGGGCACCGCGACCCTGGGCGCCGGTCTGCAGCTGCGGCTGCCGACCGAGACCGCGCCCGGCACCTACACCGCGACCCTCACCCTCACCGCGATCTGA
- a CDS encoding anchored repeat-type ABC transporter permease subunit: protein MPITEFIADLLNPDLAFLPKALLIAVMSSVVCGVVGCYVVLRGMAFIGDAVAHAVFPGLAVAFVLQGSLVLGGAVAGIVTALLIAVFAQRRRLKEDSLIGVFFVAAFALGIVIISQAPGYAGSLQQFLFGSITGIPDRDLYTVGFTGLAILTVLFLLHKELVAVSLDRESARSVGLPVFWLDIVLYVLVTLAVVISLQTIGNILVLALLITPAAAARLLTDRLGVMMLLAPVIGGGSALVGLYLSWSYDLPVGGTVVLVATGVFLLAWVFAPRHGLLSRRRREPDGAPGPGGAPEPQVTPALAEVAERPMG from the coding sequence ATGCCGATCACCGAGTTCATCGCCGACCTGCTCAATCCGGATCTGGCGTTCCTGCCGAAGGCGCTGCTGATCGCGGTCATGTCCAGCGTGGTCTGTGGCGTGGTCGGCTGCTACGTGGTGCTGCGCGGGATGGCGTTCATCGGGGACGCCGTGGCGCACGCGGTGTTCCCCGGGCTGGCGGTCGCCTTCGTACTGCAGGGCAGCCTGGTGCTGGGCGGCGCGGTCGCCGGGATCGTGACCGCCCTGCTGATCGCGGTCTTCGCTCAGCGGCGCCGGCTCAAGGAGGACTCCCTGATCGGGGTGTTCTTCGTGGCAGCCTTCGCCCTGGGAATCGTGATCATCTCGCAGGCACCGGGGTACGCCGGTTCGCTGCAGCAGTTCCTGTTCGGTTCGATCACCGGCATCCCGGACCGGGACCTCTACACGGTCGGCTTCACCGGCCTGGCGATCCTGACGGTGTTGTTCCTGCTGCACAAGGAGCTGGTCGCGGTCAGCCTCGACCGGGAGTCGGCCCGGTCGGTCGGGCTGCCGGTGTTCTGGCTGGACATCGTGCTGTACGTGCTGGTCACCCTGGCTGTGGTGATCTCGTTGCAGACGATCGGCAACATTCTGGTCCTGGCGTTGCTGATCACCCCGGCGGCGGCGGCCCGGCTGCTCACCGACCGGCTCGGCGTGATGATGCTGCTCGCCCCGGTGATCGGCGGCGGTTCGGCGCTGGTGGGGTTGTACCTGTCCTGGAGTTACGACCTGCCGGTCGGCGGCACGGTCGTGCTGGTGGCGACCGGGGTGTTCCTGCTGGCCTGGGTCTTCGCCCCACGTCACGGCCTGCTCTCCCGGCGCCGTCGGGAGCCGGACGGCGCCCCTGGGCCTGGGGGCGCACCTGAGCCGCAGGTCACACCGGCGTTGGCGGAGGTGGCCGAACGGCCGATGGGCTAA
- a CDS encoding anchored repeat-type ABC transporter ATP-binding subunit, whose translation MTALAVHDLDVDLGGRPVLRGVRLHVDPGELVGLIGPNGAGKTTLLRAVLGLIRTRSGQVLVDGVPSRPGRCAIGYVPQRHEFAWEFPISVQEAVLSGRTGRVGLLRRPGAADWRATAEAIDRVRLGDLRRRPVAELSGGQRQRVLVARALALQPALLLLDEPFTGLDMPTQELLGELFASLAAEGTPLLMTTHDLIGAMDSCSRLVLLNRRVIAEGKPTELRDPQLWMRTFGVSERSPLLRLVGAGEGED comes from the coding sequence GTGACCGCTCTCGCCGTACACGATCTCGACGTGGACCTCGGCGGCCGCCCGGTGCTGCGCGGTGTCCGACTGCACGTCGACCCGGGGGAGCTGGTCGGGCTGATCGGGCCGAACGGGGCCGGAAAGACCACCCTGTTGCGCGCGGTGCTCGGGTTGATCCGGACCCGGTCGGGGCAGGTGCTGGTCGACGGGGTGCCGAGCCGGCCGGGGCGGTGCGCGATCGGGTACGTGCCGCAGCGGCACGAGTTCGCCTGGGAGTTCCCGATCTCGGTGCAGGAGGCGGTGCTCAGCGGCCGTACCGGTCGGGTCGGGCTGCTGCGGCGACCGGGTGCGGCCGACTGGCGGGCGACCGCCGAGGCGATCGACCGGGTACGCCTGGGCGACCTGCGTCGCCGGCCGGTCGCCGAGTTGTCCGGCGGCCAGCGCCAGCGGGTACTGGTGGCCCGGGCGTTGGCGTTGCAGCCAGCGTTGCTGCTGCTCGACGAGCCGTTCACCGGGTTGGACATGCCGACCCAGGAGCTGCTCGGCGAGCTGTTCGCCAGCCTCGCGGCCGAAGGTACGCCGCTGTTGATGACCACTCACGACCTGATCGGGGCGATGGACTCCTGCTCCCGGCTGGTGCTGCTCAACCGGCGGGTCATCGCCGAGGGCAAGCCGACCGAGCTGCGGGATCCGCAGCTGTGGATGCGCACCTTCGGGGTCAGCGAACGGTCACCGTTGCTGCGTCTGGTCGGCGCGGGGGAGGGCGAGGACTGA
- a CDS encoding choice-of-anchor M domain-containing protein has translation MTLAAQPASPAAQPSSPDPVLDQSIAPDLPVADEPAVLAAGHVDLGPRYVDDEWTLLIHDDAAQPVWRDPDRTVLRVTDAALRDVPDDPVYGFLGVPAGTQVHVVPQVQHPDVVWVGWNTQDPRVMETIDRGVTLELAGVDGPGEVVMYLQDGTFSEPQVLWRSAEPPGQPMWVEVNTHTHANWVFTTPGVYLVAVRVSADLVGGERVSATRHLRFAVGDATSPDDALAARPDEVAPAPPPAGPDGAGPADDAAGGAGPWLVVGLVVVAVGLAGALVAVVLRGRAVRRRVEQERAGS, from the coding sequence ATGACGCTGGCCGCCCAGCCCGCATCGCCCGCCGCCCAGCCCTCGTCGCCCGACCCGGTGTTGGACCAGTCGATCGCGCCGGACCTGCCGGTCGCCGACGAACCCGCGGTGCTCGCCGCCGGCCACGTCGACCTGGGGCCACGCTACGTCGACGACGAGTGGACCCTGCTGATCCACGACGACGCCGCGCAGCCGGTGTGGCGGGACCCGGACCGGACCGTGCTGCGGGTCACCGACGCCGCGCTGCGGGACGTCCCGGACGATCCGGTGTACGGCTTCCTCGGCGTACCGGCCGGCACGCAGGTGCACGTGGTGCCGCAGGTGCAGCACCCCGACGTGGTGTGGGTCGGCTGGAACACCCAGGACCCCCGGGTGATGGAGACCATCGACCGGGGCGTGACCCTGGAGCTGGCCGGTGTGGACGGCCCCGGCGAGGTCGTCATGTACCTGCAGGACGGCACGTTCAGTGAACCGCAGGTGCTGTGGCGTTCCGCCGAGCCGCCCGGCCAGCCGATGTGGGTAGAGGTCAACACCCACACCCACGCCAACTGGGTGTTCACCACCCCCGGCGTGTACCTGGTCGCCGTGCGGGTCAGCGCGGACCTGGTCGGTGGCGAGCGGGTCTCGGCCACCCGGCATCTACGGTTCGCCGTCGGCGACGCGACCAGCCCCGACGACGCGCTCGCCGCACGACCCGACGAGGTCGCGCCCGCGCCGCCGCCGGCCGGGCCGGATGGCGCCGGGCCGGCCGACGACGCCGCCGGCGGTGCCGGGCCGTGGCTGGTCGTCGGCCTCGTCGTGGTCGCCGTCGGGCTGGCCGGCGCGCTGGTCGCCGTCGTGCTGCGGGGGCGGGCGGTACGCCGCCGGGTCGAACAGGAGCGTGCCGGATCGTGA
- a CDS encoding anchored repeat ABC transporter, substrate-binding protein, which translates to MLLAVALAGCAAPPTLSATDDRLQVVTTTGILRDLVDNVGGDRVAVASLVPDGADPHSYEPSLRDVRNVVYADVAFSNYLLLEEHAIIKALDANLPDGVPNISLAEGAIKYAAEIIPLVEDVALDTIWLGMRVRGTGGTYGADRASDILLQSTTVTGPGTMAAYLTESFGNPAVYLDSADGFDAASGYRDDTATLPPDAHTHMSWAFTEPGVYRLTMSARLAVTPDSRPVALGEQTFTFAVGVDPHSVPGMAGADVLRGGHADITVDLDAAARGEPSLYLFADPHGAGEAHQQVHDPADTVIEVPNKALAQVPAGRDFRFLGRPGTEIFQLPQAVLGKHVHGEIDPHLWQNVRNVVAYTELIRDTLIKADPAGAADYRQRAAAYIAELTALDDHVRDTIALIPPGRRHLITTHDAFGYLGAAYDVQISGFVTPHPGAEPSLADRRRLTETIRNLRVPAVFLESGLRSRSSTLTELADDLDVRVCEIYGDTFDDRVRTYVQLMRFNAASLLDCLAP; encoded by the coding sequence ATCCTGCTGGCCGTCGCCCTGGCCGGCTGCGCGGCCCCGCCGACGCTGAGCGCCACCGACGACCGCCTCCAGGTCGTCACCACCACCGGCATCCTGCGGGACCTGGTCGACAACGTCGGCGGCGACCGGGTCGCGGTCGCCTCGCTCGTCCCCGACGGCGCCGACCCCCACTCGTACGAGCCGTCGCTGCGCGACGTGCGCAACGTCGTCTACGCCGACGTCGCCTTCAGCAACTATCTGCTGCTGGAGGAGCACGCCATCATCAAGGCGCTCGACGCCAACCTGCCCGACGGCGTACCGAACATCTCCCTCGCTGAGGGTGCCATCAAGTACGCGGCCGAGATCATCCCGCTGGTCGAGGACGTCGCGCTCGACACGATCTGGCTCGGCATGCGGGTCCGTGGCACCGGCGGGACCTACGGCGCCGACCGGGCCTCCGACATCCTGCTGCAGAGCACCACCGTGACCGGCCCCGGCACCATGGCCGCCTACCTCACCGAGTCGTTCGGCAACCCGGCCGTCTACCTCGACTCGGCCGACGGGTTCGACGCCGCCTCCGGCTACCGGGACGACACCGCCACCCTGCCACCGGACGCCCACACCCACATGAGCTGGGCGTTCACCGAGCCGGGCGTCTACCGCCTCACCATGTCGGCGCGGCTGGCGGTCACCCCCGACAGCCGCCCCGTCGCCCTCGGGGAGCAGACCTTCACCTTCGCCGTCGGCGTCGACCCGCACAGCGTGCCCGGCATGGCCGGGGCCGACGTGCTGCGTGGCGGCCACGCCGACATCACCGTCGACCTCGACGCGGCGGCACGCGGCGAGCCGTCGCTGTACCTGTTCGCCGACCCGCACGGCGCCGGCGAGGCCCACCAGCAGGTGCACGACCCGGCCGACACCGTCATCGAGGTGCCGAACAAGGCCCTCGCCCAGGTCCCGGCCGGCCGGGACTTCCGCTTCCTCGGCCGCCCCGGCACCGAGATCTTCCAGCTGCCCCAGGCGGTGCTCGGCAAGCACGTACACGGCGAGATCGACCCGCACCTGTGGCAGAACGTCCGCAACGTCGTCGCGTACACCGAACTGATCCGCGACACCCTGATCAAGGCGGATCCGGCCGGTGCGGCCGACTACCGGCAGCGCGCCGCAGCGTACATCGCCGAGCTGACCGCGCTCGACGACCACGTGCGGGACACCATCGCGCTCATTCCACCCGGCCGGCGGCATCTGATCACCACCCACGACGCGTTCGGTTACCTCGGGGCCGCGTACGACGTGCAGATCTCCGGGTTCGTCACCCCGCACCCGGGTGCCGAGCCGAGCCTGGCCGACCGGCGCCGGCTCACCGAGACGATCCGCAACCTGCGGGTGCCGGCGGTCTTCCTGGAGTCCGGCCTGCGGTCGCGGTCGTCGACATTGACCGAACTCGCCGACGACCTCGACGTACGGGTCTGCGAGATCTACGGCGACACGTTCGACGACCGGGTGCGCACCTACGTCCAGCTGATGCGGTTCAACGCCGCGTCGCTGCTCGACTGCCTGGCACCCTGA
- a CDS encoding choice-of-anchor M domain-containing protein, whose product MNTPTRRLLAGVASSAIAAALAVSVPAVAQATVIELTSGHVDVLDIDHVAGGPIELTVGDDTGSTRVERDPSTVVFVVPSAAYTAVPSSSAWSFLGTSGYAYVLPQTNTAGLLWAGWDTTGVASGALQFNRVTVKLTEVQGPGGFSVFTASGGTPTVLFDSGNGLPDSLNVNRNTHAHVNWGFDAAGTYVATFEVSGVRASNGQTVSATEEFTFEVG is encoded by the coding sequence ATGAACACCCCTACCCGTCGCTTGCTGGCCGGTGTCGCGTCGAGCGCCATCGCGGCGGCGCTCGCGGTCTCCGTACCGGCCGTGGCGCAGGCCACGGTCATCGAGTTGACCAGCGGCCATGTCGACGTCCTGGACATCGATCACGTCGCGGGCGGGCCGATCGAGCTCACCGTCGGGGACGACACCGGCTCGACGCGCGTCGAACGGGATCCGTCCACCGTCGTCTTCGTGGTGCCGTCCGCCGCGTACACCGCCGTGCCGTCAAGTTCCGCGTGGTCGTTCCTCGGCACCAGCGGGTACGCCTACGTCCTGCCGCAGACCAACACCGCCGGCCTGCTCTGGGCCGGCTGGGACACCACCGGTGTCGCCAGCGGCGCCCTGCAGTTCAACCGGGTCACGGTCAAACTGACCGAGGTGCAGGGCCCCGGCGGCTTCAGCGTCTTCACCGCCTCCGGCGGCACCCCCACCGTGCTGTTCGACAGCGGCAACGGGCTGCCGGACAGCCTCAACGTCAACCGCAACACCCACGCCCATGTCAACTGGGGCTTCGACGCCGCCGGCACCTACGTGGCGACGTTCGAGGTCAGCGGCGTACGGGCGTCGAACGGCCAGACGGTGAGCGCCACCGAGGAGTTCACCTTCGAGGTCGGCTGA
- a CDS encoding choice-of-anchor M domain-containing protein gives MLTATRRRATGALVTGAAMIAALVVSAAPAQAHGTGLPVLLSAGHVDVIEVEYADGELELGVHDDTVEPGEHRHHDDVIFVVKPQARTTVPSDPAFGFLGTAGSPVWILPQVENEELLFAGIATEELEEGVFEGDSLDLTVQQLISAPSSGQVAVYTEDLFGQPSVLANSRDGLPDVVDLPVGDHLHANWAFSKAGVYLLKVKASATLAGTTTVVESDSVYLRFVVLP, from the coding sequence GTGTTGACCGCAACCCGTCGCCGGGCCACCGGAGCGCTCGTCACCGGTGCCGCGATGATCGCCGCACTGGTCGTCTCGGCGGCTCCGGCGCAGGCCCACGGCACCGGCCTGCCGGTGCTGTTGTCCGCCGGTCACGTCGACGTGATCGAAGTCGAGTACGCCGACGGCGAGCTGGAACTCGGCGTCCACGACGACACCGTCGAGCCCGGCGAGCACCGGCACCACGACGACGTGATCTTCGTCGTCAAGCCGCAGGCCAGGACCACCGTCCCCAGTGACCCTGCCTTCGGATTCCTCGGCACCGCCGGCTCGCCGGTCTGGATCCTGCCGCAGGTGGAGAACGAGGAGCTGCTCTTCGCCGGCATCGCCACCGAGGAGCTCGAAGAGGGCGTCTTCGAGGGCGACTCGCTCGACCTGACCGTGCAACAGCTGATCAGCGCGCCGTCCTCCGGCCAGGTCGCCGTCTACACCGAGGACCTGTTCGGCCAGCCGAGCGTGCTGGCGAACAGCCGGGACGGGCTGCCGGACGTCGTCGACCTGCCGGTCGGTGACCACCTGCACGCCAACTGGGCGTTCAGCAAGGCCGGCGTCTACCTGCTGAAGGTCAAGGCCAGCGCCACCCTGGCCGGCACCACGACCGTCGTCGAGTCCGACTCGGTCTACCTGCGATTCGTCGTCCTGCCCTGA
- a CDS encoding GTP-binding protein, with the protein MAVPKRRTSRWDTRHRRDPRLPVTVLSGFLGAGKTTLLNHILANREGLRVAVIVNDMSEINIDAALVRDGGSLSRTEERLVEMTNGCICCTLRDDLLVEIARLARAGRFDYLVIESSGISEPLPVAATFAFGTDDGGVLDDIARLDTMVTVVDAPHLIAQLRAGESLEQRGLAAYDDDDRTIADLLVDQIEFADVILINKIDLVAPDELAVVEALVSRLNPKARQLRTVRAQVPMGEVLDTGRFDLEAAETAPGWVAELNGEHVPETIEYGIGSIVYRAVAPFHPQRLWDLFAELDGFGVVRSKGFLWLATRPDVQALWSQAGPSARCDPAGVPVASSGEWPDDPHERADLESRWDPVFGDRRQELVFIGIGLDGQRLRAALDGALLTGAELAAAGAGLAAGLAAWSALPDPFPEWDLGELDEHGHVSSPTGGTPIAAR; encoded by the coding sequence ATGGCCGTACCGAAGCGTCGCACCTCGCGGTGGGACACCCGCCACCGTCGTGATCCCCGGCTGCCGGTGACGGTGCTCTCCGGATTCCTCGGTGCGGGCAAGACCACGCTGCTCAATCACATCCTGGCCAACCGGGAAGGGCTGCGGGTCGCGGTCATCGTCAACGACATGAGCGAGATCAACATCGACGCCGCGCTGGTGCGCGACGGCGGTAGCCTGTCGCGGACCGAGGAGCGCCTGGTCGAGATGACCAACGGCTGCATCTGCTGCACGTTGCGCGACGACCTGCTGGTGGAGATCGCCCGGCTCGCCCGGGCCGGCCGGTTCGACTACCTGGTGATCGAGTCCAGTGGCATCTCCGAGCCGCTGCCGGTCGCGGCCACCTTCGCCTTCGGCACCGACGACGGCGGGGTCCTCGACGACATCGCCCGGCTGGACACCATGGTCACCGTGGTCGACGCCCCGCACCTGATCGCCCAGCTTCGGGCCGGCGAGTCCCTGGAGCAGCGAGGGCTGGCCGCGTACGACGACGACGATCGCACCATCGCCGACCTGCTCGTCGACCAGATCGAGTTCGCCGACGTGATCCTGATCAACAAGATCGACCTGGTCGCGCCGGACGAGCTCGCGGTGGTCGAGGCACTGGTCAGCCGGCTGAACCCGAAGGCCCGCCAGCTGCGCACCGTGCGGGCGCAGGTGCCGATGGGCGAGGTGCTCGACACCGGACGGTTCGACCTGGAGGCCGCCGAGACCGCGCCGGGCTGGGTCGCCGAACTCAACGGCGAGCACGTGCCGGAAACCATCGAGTACGGCATCGGCAGCATCGTCTACCGGGCGGTCGCCCCGTTCCATCCGCAGCGGCTCTGGGATCTGTTCGCCGAGCTGGACGGCTTCGGCGTCGTACGGTCGAAGGGTTTTCTCTGGCTGGCCACCCGCCCGGACGTGCAGGCGCTGTGGTCGCAGGCCGGTCCGTCGGCGCGGTGTGACCCGGCAGGGGTGCCGGTCGCCAGCTCCGGCGAGTGGCCGGACGACCCGCACGAGCGGGCCGATCTGGAGTCCAGGTGGGATCCGGTCTTCGGTGACCGGCGTCAGGAGCTGGTGTTCATCGGCATCGGACTCGACGGGCAGCGGCTGCGCGCGGCGCTCGATGGTGCGCTGCTCACCGGCGCGGAGCTCGCGGCGGCGGGTGCGGGGCTGGCGGCCGGGCTGGCCGCCTGGAGCGCGCTGCCGGATCCGTTTCCCGAGTGGGATCTCGGCGAGCTGGACGAACATGGACATGTGTCGAGCCCGACAGGCGGCACCCCTATCGCCGCTAGGTGA
- a CDS encoding AraC family transcriptional regulator — protein sequence MLDELARVVARHCPAQAVETAVPRLRLVRFDTQAGPTDLLYEPMVCFVAQGAKRSTAGGRSWLVGRGAMFLSSVELPVTAVFEQVPYRSAVLRLDVGTLADLLLELGEPPPPTAGSPAAGPPDPVALTSAAMTPAIVEAVTRWARLLDDPVDIRPLAARMEGEILYRLLGSPVGPALRQLTVADSRLSQVRAAAGLIRARYAEPLTVEEIAAAARMSVATLHRHFKAVTGMSPMRFQKCLRLQQARRLLVTGAGTAAGVARTVGYVSATQFNREYRQAYGMPPGRDAAQVRSVMI from the coding sequence ATGCTCGACGAGCTGGCGCGGGTCGTGGCCCGGCACTGCCCGGCGCAGGCGGTCGAGACCGCCGTGCCCCGGCTGCGGCTGGTCCGCTTCGATACCCAGGCCGGGCCGACCGACCTGCTGTACGAGCCGATGGTCTGCTTCGTGGCACAGGGCGCGAAGCGCAGCACCGCCGGTGGGCGCAGCTGGCTGGTCGGCCGGGGGGCGATGTTCCTCAGCTCGGTGGAGCTGCCGGTGACCGCCGTGTTCGAGCAGGTGCCGTACCGGTCGGCGGTACTGCGCCTGGACGTCGGGACGCTCGCGGATCTGCTGCTGGAGCTGGGCGAGCCTCCGCCGCCGACGGCCGGGTCGCCGGCGGCCGGGCCGCCGGATCCGGTCGCGTTGACCAGCGCGGCGATGACCCCGGCGATCGTCGAGGCGGTCACCCGGTGGGCCCGGCTGCTCGACGATCCGGTCGACATCCGGCCGCTCGCCGCCCGGATGGAGGGCGAGATCCTGTACCGGCTGCTGGGTAGCCCGGTCGGGCCGGCGCTGCGCCAGCTCACCGTCGCCGATTCCCGGCTGTCACAGGTCCGCGCGGCGGCCGGGTTGATCCGGGCGCGGTACGCCGAGCCGTTGACGGTCGAGGAGATCGCGGCGGCGGCCCGGATGAGCGTGGCGACCCTGCACCGGCACTTCAAGGCGGTGACCGGAATGAGCCCGATGCGGTTCCAGAAGTGCCTGCGGTTGCAGCAGGCCCGGCGGCTGCTGGTCACCGGTGCGGGAACCGCCGCCGGGGTGGCTCGCACGGTCGGGTACGTCAGCGCGACGCAGTTCAACCGCGAGTACCGGCAGGCGTATGGCATGCCGCCGGGTCGCGACGCGGCTCAGGTCCGGTCCGTCATGATCTAA